The following DNA comes from Synechococcus sp. CC9616.
TCACGCGAACGGAATCCCCCAGCTGATAGGTGCGTCTGCTCTTGCGGCCCACCAACCTGCTTTGTCTGGACCGGTATTCGTACCAGTCGTCGTTCAGTGAGCTGACATGAACCAGTCCTTCAACGGCCGTGGGCCCAACCTCGACGAAAAATCCATAGCTCTGAACACCACTGATCTGTCCATCGAGATCCTTGTTCAACATCGGTTCGGCCGTTCTGGCCTGAACCATGGCGACAAGATCCCTTTCCAGCTCGATGATCTGGCGTCGCCTGCCGTTCAATTTCTGGATCAGGCGATCAGAACAAAGTTGCTGAAGCTTTTCCTCGATCGATCCGGTGAACAACGGCCACGACAACTGCTCGGCACAGTCGCGGTTGCCCAGTGTGAGGCGTTGTTTGTGTCTGACGGTTGGCCTGTCCTTCCCATCGCTGAGAAGGGTCACGATGACCTGTTGGTTGGCCAGATCGACATAGTTGATGGCTGGGCAGCACCAGGGCACTGCAGGGGCTGGGGTTGACGGAGCGGCAGCTGGTTCCTTGTCGGACACACTCGAGGTCGTATCGATCCCGTCCTGAGCCTCCTCCCCAGCATTGAGTGGTCCGAAGAATCCGTCCTGTAAGGCGTGACTGAGTTGCTGCTCCAGCACCCGTCGTTGTGGGGCGCTTTCAAATAACGCCATCAATTCCGATGCCGATGGACTTCCCTCATCGTTCAGTTCCAGGGGAAGTTCCAGGGCTACTGCCGTTTTGGCGACATCGGTCAGCACGCCATCGTCGGCTTGACCACTGTGCAGCTGAATACCTGGCAAGTGCAAGGCTGTGGCGTGAAGACCCCAGGCACGATTGGCGGCTCTCAGCAGGGGCTGAAGCAAGGACTGGGGGTCTGTTGAATCAAGTGCATCAAACCAGCGATGACGCAGCCCGGTGGGATCGGCCCAGATCAAATCCCCCAGAGCATCGATCTCCGGAGCATGCAGGTCGAGCTGAATCGCACCTTGGCGCTGTTCGTTCTCAAGGAGACAGCGGGCGCAGAAGAGCAACGTCTCCAGTTGCCCGAGTTGATCTTTGATCTCCTTTAAGGCCGCAGGGATGGTGCGTGCCCTTGGTTTGCGTGCTGCTAAAGCCTTCAGTTGCTCCGGTCCGATGGCGGCGATCGGTCGGATCGAACTGAGCATGAACGACCAGTCGCTGAGATCG
Coding sequences within:
- a CDS encoding RNB domain-containing ribonuclease yields the protein MKFTVADLLDQLSVDKPTTTAVLAKTLKLTNAADKLSLETELSALGRLGVIDSNDREAVLRGQTPDLIEARLRCSSKGFCFAIRDDGGDDVYIRDHQLNHAWNGDRVLVRILREGGRRRSPEGGVQCILERATTTLLGQVEQQEDQLVAVPLDDRLLTSIRLPGDDVQHLQQDPPTSVVEIHLDRYPVAQCPAEGHVARSLPLSGGASSDRDLLLTKAGLQVRPTPPRVAPKSPPSKGRTDLSDQPALLLRSWTSAEAPSLPAVHVEPHSGGTRLWIHVPSVAERLGSGNSLDLWLRERAEAICLGEVWQPLLNTPLGKASQFNVGESAEAITVRLDLTASGDLSDWSFMLSSIRPIAAIGPEQLKALAARKPRARTIPAALKEIKDQLGQLETLLFCARCLLENEQRQGAIQLDLHAPEIDALGDLIWADPTGLRHRWFDALDSTDPQSLLQPLLRAANRAWGLHATALHLPGIQLHSGQADDGVLTDVAKTAVALELPLELNDEGSPSASELMALFESAPQRRVLEQQLSHALQDGFFGPLNAGEEAQDGIDTTSSVSDKEPAAAPSTPAPAVPWCCPAINYVDLANQQVIVTLLSDGKDRPTVRHKQRLTLGNRDCAEQLSWPLFTGSIEEKLQQLCSDRLIQKLNGRRRQIIELERDLVAMVQARTAEPMLNKDLDGQISGVQSYGFFVEVGPTAVEGLVHVSSLNDDWYEYRSRQSRLVGRKSRRTYQLGDSVRVKVIKVDVLRNQIDLEVASEPVVETPSEQDPLVPITLSET